A segment of the Patescibacteria group bacterium genome:
AGAAAAATTTAATAGTTTTAGGGAGAGACTAAGATGTGCTTCTGAGATTTTTCATGAATTAGGAAATGTACTTTCTATAAATGGATATGATACTGATTTAGGTAATGAGGGTGGTTATGCCCCTGATTTCAAAAATACAGAAGATGTTTGGAAAATGATTACATTTGCTATACATCATCAAAACTATAGTGATAAAGTTTATTTGGGAATAGATGCAGGAGCCTCTACTTTTTATAATAAACATTCCAAGAAGTATATTCTAAAATTAGATAAAAAGGAATTAAATTCTTTGGAACTTATAAATTATTATATGAATTGGATAAAAAAATATCCATTTAAATATATAGAAGATCCGCTTGATGAAGAAGATTGGAATAATTGGATTGAATTAAAAAAGACTTTTGATTTTGTAAATGGTAATATTAATATTATAGGAGATGATTTGTTTTCTACAAATACAAAAAGATTGCAAAAGGGAATAGATTTAGATTGTGCAAATTCTGTGATTATAAAACCAAATCAAATAGGAACTATAATGGAGACTATAGATTGTATTAAGTTAGCACAAAAAAATAATTTTTCTATAGTTGTGTCTCATAGGAGTGGTGAAACAACAGATGATTTTATTTCTGATTTAGCTGTTGGTTCTAGTTCGCAGTACATAAAGACAGGTTCTATATCTAGAGGAGAAAGAATTTGCAAATACAATAGATTATTACAAATAAGCGATGAAATAATATGAAAAAAACAAAATTAGCACTTATAATTTTGGATGGTTGGGGTATTGCAAAACCTTCTAAAGGCAACGCTATCACTCTCGCCAATACTCCTAATTATAATTATTTTTTAAAACATTATCCACATTCACAACTTATAGCTCACGGTGAGAAAGTTGGTTTACCAAAGAATCAAGATGGTAATTCTGAGGCTGGTCATATAAATATTG
Coding sequences within it:
- the eno gene encoding phosphopyruvate hydratase; protein product: MPKIEKIIAREILDSRGNPTVSATVFLDNDKYYFASVPSGSSVSSFEAFELRDGDGSRYRGLGVLRAVDNINTKINSLLKGQTVDDPISIDKQIIELDATENKTNLGANAILPVSMAINRAAAESSHMPLYKFINKYYNFSTKPSLPIPIVNVINGAKHADSNLDIQEFWIIPEKFNSFRERLRCASEIFHELGNVLSINGYDTDLGNEGGYAPDFKNTEDVWKMITFAIHHQNYSDKVYLGIDAGASTFYNKHSKKYILKLDKKELNSLELINYYMNWIKKYPFKYIEDPLDEEDWNNWIELKKTFDFVNGNINIIGDDLFSTNTKRLQKGIDLDCANSVIIKPNQIGTIMETIDCIKLAQKNNFSIVVSHRSGETTDDFISDLAVGSSSQYIKTGSISRGERICKYNRLLQISDEII